One Streptomyces hundungensis DNA segment encodes these proteins:
- a CDS encoding phosphatase PAP2 family protein produces MRETPRPQGTADDPRAQHPQPCPGRALAHTTGASGSGTPHRSDGRPPHTPRGERYTGPGGRPGTSPPVPGRPAFLFATLLCVFAVITWQVVSDGPLRRLDERLDRPLTGHGPSWLAEALSDLGSMPVALPVLALAIGHALWRGRRRAALIAAATMALVPLLVVPLKEWTARPGPFDPATGYYPSGHTATAMVAYGCAALLLSPYVRRAWMLPAAAGALTAATGTGLVLHGYHWPLDVLASCCLCGALLVVSSRGMRRSSWRTRRR; encoded by the coding sequence ATGAGAGAAACACCCCGCCCGCAGGGGACTGCGGACGATCCCAGGGCGCAGCATCCCCAGCCTTGCCCTGGTCGTGCCCTCGCGCACACCACTGGAGCCTCCGGCTCCGGAACTCCTCACCGATCGGACGGCCGACCGCCCCACACCCCCCGGGGCGAGCGGTACACCGGTCCGGGCGGCCGCCCCGGAACCTCCCCCCCTGTTCCGGGGCGGCCGGCTTTCCTCTTCGCCACGCTGCTCTGCGTGTTCGCGGTCATCACCTGGCAGGTCGTCTCCGACGGCCCACTGCGCCGTCTCGACGAGCGCCTCGACCGCCCGCTCACCGGCCACGGCCCGTCCTGGCTCGCCGAGGCCCTCTCCGACCTCGGCTCCATGCCCGTCGCCCTGCCGGTCCTCGCCCTCGCCATCGGCCACGCCCTGTGGCGCGGCCGGCGCCGAGCGGCCCTGATCGCCGCCGCGACGATGGCGCTGGTGCCGCTGCTCGTGGTGCCGCTCAAGGAGTGGACCGCGCGCCCGGGCCCGTTCGACCCGGCGACCGGCTACTACCCCTCGGGGCACACGGCGACCGCGATGGTGGCGTACGGGTGCGCCGCCCTCCTGCTCTCCCCCTATGTGCGCCGCGCCTGGATGCTGCCCGCCGCCGCGGGGGCGCTGACGGCGGCGACGGGCACCGGTCTGGTGCTGCACGGCTACCACTGGCCCCTGGACGTGCTCGCCAGTTGCTGCCTGTGCGGGGCGCTCCTGGTGGTCAGCTCCAGGGGTATGCGTCGAAGTTCTTGGAGAACTCGCCGCCGTTGA
- a CDS encoding NADAR family protein: MTGITGDRAPLDELIAQVTNGTRIKFLHFWGHTPRRDGSLGPSCFSQWWPSPFTVDDVEYATAEHWMMASKARLFGDAEAERAALTAANPALAKKAGRMVRGFDEAAWRRERYGIVLAGSLHKFGEDEALRDYLLATGDRVLVEASPLDRIWGIGLAADAPEAEDPRRWRGLNLLGFALTEARERLR; the protein is encoded by the coding sequence ATGACGGGGATCACGGGGGACCGCGCGCCACTGGACGAGCTGATCGCGCAGGTCACGAACGGTACGCGGATCAAGTTCCTGCACTTCTGGGGACACACGCCGCGGCGGGACGGGTCGCTCGGCCCGAGTTGCTTCAGTCAGTGGTGGCCCTCGCCGTTCACCGTGGACGACGTCGAGTACGCGACGGCCGAGCACTGGATGATGGCGTCCAAGGCGCGCCTGTTCGGGGACGCCGAGGCGGAGCGGGCGGCGCTCACGGCGGCGAACCCGGCGCTCGCGAAAAAGGCGGGCCGCATGGTCCGCGGCTTCGACGAGGCGGCGTGGCGGCGGGAGCGGTACGGCATCGTCCTGGCCGGCAGCCTGCACAAGTTCGGCGAGGACGAGGCGCTGCGGGACTACCTGCTCGCCACCGGGGACCGGGTGCTCGTCGAGGCGAGCCCGCTGGACCGCATATGGGGCATCGGCCTGGCGGCGGACGCCCCGGAGGCCGAGGATCCCAGGCGGTGGCGGGGCCTCAACCTGCTGGGCTTCGCCCTGACCGAGGCCCGCGAGCGACTGCGCTGA
- a CDS encoding ABC transporter ATP-binding protein — protein sequence MTDSTAGGDVRLTGISKTYGSFTAVHPLELTVPQGSFFALLGASGCGKTTTLRMIAGLEEPTTGTVFLGDKDVTDLPPYKRPVNTVFQSYALFPHLDVTENIAFGLRRRGIKSVKKQVDDMLELVQLGDFARRKPHQLSGGQQQRVAVARALINHPQVLLLDEPLGALDLKLRRQMQLELKRIQTEVGITFVHVTHDQEEAMTMADTVAVMNGGRVEQLGAPAELYENPRTTFVANFLGTSNLIEAEVVEAGGEDLVVSAGGAKLRLPGGRCSAPTAGGGKLLVGVRPEKISLAHRDDEDTIAAGRNRVTGRILDSSFIGVSTQYLIDSPAGKGLSVYEQNIERDSRLVPGAEVVLHWNPAHTFGLDADQAIDAGVEKVEDAA from the coding sequence ATGACTGACAGCACCGCCGGCGGCGACGTTCGCCTCACCGGGATCAGCAAGACGTACGGTTCCTTCACGGCCGTGCACCCGCTCGAACTGACCGTCCCCCAGGGCTCGTTCTTCGCCCTGCTCGGCGCGTCGGGCTGCGGCAAGACCACCACGCTCCGCATGATCGCCGGCCTTGAGGAGCCGACCACCGGCACCGTCTTCCTCGGCGACAAGGACGTCACCGACCTGCCGCCCTACAAGCGTCCGGTGAACACCGTCTTCCAGTCCTACGCCCTCTTCCCGCACCTGGACGTCACGGAGAACATCGCCTTCGGGCTGCGCCGACGGGGCATCAAGTCGGTGAAGAAGCAGGTCGACGACATGCTGGAGCTCGTGCAGCTCGGCGACTTCGCCCGGCGCAAGCCGCACCAGCTCTCCGGCGGCCAGCAGCAGCGCGTCGCGGTCGCCCGCGCGCTCATCAACCACCCCCAGGTGCTGCTCCTCGACGAGCCGCTGGGCGCCCTCGACCTCAAGCTGCGCCGCCAGATGCAGCTGGAACTCAAGCGCATCCAGACCGAGGTCGGCATCACCTTCGTGCACGTAACCCACGACCAGGAGGAGGCCATGACGATGGCCGACACGGTCGCGGTGATGAACGGCGGCCGCGTCGAACAGCTCGGCGCGCCCGCCGAGTTGTACGAGAACCCCAGGACCACCTTCGTCGCGAACTTCCTGGGCACCTCCAACCTCATCGAGGCCGAGGTCGTCGAGGCCGGCGGCGAGGACCTGGTGGTCAGCGCGGGCGGCGCCAAACTCCGGCTGCCCGGCGGGCGATGTTCGGCCCCCACCGCCGGCGGTGGCAAGCTCCTCGTCGGCGTACGCCCCGAGAAGATCTCGCTCGCCCACCGCGACGACGAGGACACCATCGCGGCGGGCCGCAACCGCGTCACCGGCCGCATCCTCGACTCGTCCTTCATCGGCGTCTCCACCCAGTACCTGATCGACTCCCCGGCGGGCAAGGGCCTCTCGGTGTACGAGCAGAACATCGAGCGCGACAGCCGGCTCGTGCCCGGCGCCGAGGTCGTCCTGCACTGGAACCCGGCGCACACCTTCGGACTCGACGCGGACCAGGCCATCGACGCGGGCGTCGAGAAGGTCGAGGACGCCGCGTGA
- a CDS encoding ABC transporter permease: MTALAEAPAELPVRKSSTRKRLVPYWLLLPGILWLIVFFALPMVYQASTSVQTGSLEKGFQVTWHFQTYWDAFKEYYPQFVRSLLYAGTATLLCLLLGYPLAYLIAFKAGRWRNLVLVLVIAPFFTSFLIRTLAWKTILADGGPVVHALGALHVLDVTSWLGWTEGNRVLATPMAVVCGLTYNFLPFMVLPLYTSLERIDSRLHEAAGDLYATPATTFRKVTFPLSMPGVVSGTLLTFIPASGDYVNAELLGSTDQKMVGNVIQSQFLRVLDYPTAAALSFILMAIVLVMVTVYIRRAGTEDLV; this comes from the coding sequence GTGACCGCCCTGGCCGAGGCGCCCGCGGAGCTGCCCGTGCGCAAGTCCTCCACCCGCAAGCGGCTCGTCCCGTACTGGCTGCTGCTGCCCGGCATCCTGTGGCTGATCGTGTTCTTCGCGCTGCCGATGGTGTACCAGGCCTCAACCTCCGTACAGACCGGCTCACTTGAGAAGGGCTTCCAGGTCACCTGGCACTTCCAGACGTACTGGGACGCCTTCAAGGAGTACTACCCGCAGTTCGTGCGCTCCCTGCTCTACGCGGGCACGGCGACCCTGCTGTGTCTGCTGCTCGGCTATCCGCTGGCCTATCTGATCGCCTTCAAGGCGGGCCGCTGGCGCAACCTGGTCCTGGTCCTGGTGATCGCGCCGTTCTTCACCAGCTTCCTGATCCGCACGCTCGCCTGGAAGACGATCCTGGCCGACGGCGGCCCGGTGGTGCACGCCCTCGGCGCGCTGCACGTCCTGGACGTCACGAGCTGGCTGGGCTGGACCGAGGGCAACCGGGTCCTCGCCACGCCGATGGCCGTGGTGTGCGGACTCACCTACAACTTCCTGCCGTTCATGGTCCTGCCGCTGTACACCTCCCTGGAGCGCATCGACTCCCGGCTGCACGAGGCGGCCGGCGATCTGTACGCGACGCCGGCCACCACCTTCCGCAAGGTCACCTTCCCGCTGTCGATGCCGGGCGTGGTCTCGGGGACGCTGCTCACGTTCATCCCGGCCAGCGGTGACTACGTCAACGCCGAACTGCTTGGCTCCACCGACCAGAAGATGGTCGGCAACGTCATCCAGTCGCAGTTCCTGCGCGTCCTGGACTATCCGACGGCCGCGGCCCTCTCGTTCATCCTGATGGCGATCGTCCTGGTCATGGTCACCGTCTACATCCGCCGAGCCGGCACGGAGGACTTGGTCTGA
- a CDS encoding polyamine ABC transporter substrate-binding protein — MEQYESDLPSTGTDSGLLSGAQLAAIRRSLTNGRGALTRRSLLRATGTGALTVGGLATLSACGIPAATKENGAGPSNADHSAQEKEVNFSNWTQYMDISDDKKHHPTLDEFTRRTGIQVKYTEDINDNVEFFGKIKPQLAGGQDTGRDLMVLTDWLAARLIRLGWAQQLDPAHLPHAYANLAPQFRMPDWDPGRAYSYPWTGIPTVIAYNAKATGGKKVDSITQLLDDPSLKGRVGFLSEMRDSVGMTLLDLGKDPAKFTDADFDAAIGRLQKGVDTKQIRRFTGNDYTGDLVKGDLAACVAWGGDVTQLRADNPDIKYAIPAAGYMTSSDNLLVPAKARHQSNAEKLIDYYYELPVAAKLAAFINYQCPVEGVGDELAKIDPALAQNQLILPDRAMAAKSHSFRSLSEAEETAYERKFSKLIGA; from the coding sequence ATGGAGCAGTACGAGTCCGACCTCCCCTCCACCGGCACGGACAGCGGCCTTCTCTCCGGGGCCCAACTGGCCGCCATCCGGCGCAGCCTGACCAACGGACGGGGCGCCCTGACCCGCCGTTCGCTGCTGCGCGCCACGGGCACGGGCGCGCTCACCGTCGGCGGCCTCGCGACGCTGAGCGCCTGCGGCATCCCGGCGGCCACCAAGGAGAACGGCGCCGGGCCGTCCAACGCGGACCACTCCGCCCAGGAGAAGGAGGTCAACTTCTCCAACTGGACCCAGTACATGGACATCAGCGACGACAAGAAGCACCACCCGACGCTGGACGAGTTCACGCGCCGCACCGGGATCCAGGTCAAGTACACCGAGGACATCAACGACAACGTCGAGTTCTTCGGGAAGATCAAGCCCCAGCTCGCGGGCGGCCAGGACACCGGCCGCGACCTCATGGTGCTCACCGACTGGCTGGCCGCCCGGCTCATCCGGCTCGGCTGGGCGCAGCAGCTCGACCCGGCCCATCTGCCGCACGCCTACGCCAATCTGGCGCCCCAGTTTCGGATGCCCGACTGGGACCCCGGCCGCGCCTACTCCTACCCCTGGACCGGGATCCCGACCGTCATCGCCTACAACGCCAAGGCGACCGGCGGCAAGAAGGTCGACTCGATCACCCAGCTGCTCGACGACCCGAGCCTCAAGGGCCGCGTCGGCTTCCTGTCCGAGATGCGCGACTCGGTCGGGATGACCCTGCTCGACCTCGGCAAGGACCCCGCCAAGTTCACCGACGCCGACTTCGACGCGGCGATCGGCCGGCTCCAGAAGGGCGTCGACACCAAGCAGATCCGCCGCTTCACCGGCAACGACTACACCGGCGACCTGGTCAAGGGCGACCTGGCGGCCTGTGTCGCCTGGGGCGGCGACGTGACCCAGCTGCGCGCCGACAACCCGGACATCAAGTACGCGATTCCCGCTGCCGGTTACATGACCTCGAGCGACAACCTGCTGGTTCCGGCGAAGGCCCGGCACCAGAGCAACGCCGAGAAGCTCATCGACTACTACTACGAGCTGCCCGTGGCCGCCAAGCTCGCCGCGTTCATCAACTACCAGTGCCCGGTCGAGGGGGTCGGCGACGAACTCGCGAAGATCGACCCGGCGCTCGCCCAGAACCAACTGATCCTGCCGGACCGGGCGATGGCCGCGAAGTCCCACTCCTTCCGCTCGCTCAGCGAGGCCGAGGAGACGGCGTACGAGCGGAAGTTCTCCAAGCTCATCGGAGCGTGA
- a CDS encoding chitinase, translating to MDRIRPPALRSPLCAALTAAALAAAGLLAVAPSARAADTELLRNGGFESGLTGWSCTAGSGAVVSSPVHSGSAALKATPSGSDNAQCAQSVAVQPNSTYTLSGWAQGSYVYLGASGTGTTDVSTWTQSAPSWQQLRTSFKTGANTTSVTVYTHGWYGTPAYEADDVSLIGPGGTPVPIPAAPSGLTTTGATSSSIGLAWSQVAGATGYSVYRDGAKVASMSGTSATVTGLAPATSYVFQVTATNSAGESPKSASVSASTTGGGPNPPSSGHALVGYLHASFANGAGYTRMADVPDAWDIIDLAFGEPTSVTSGDIRFNRCPASECPTVEPLADFKAAIKAKQAAGKKVLISIGGQNGQVQLTTAAARDTFVSSVSKIIDEYGLDGLDVDFEGHSLSLNTGDTDFRNPTTPVVVNLIDALKTLKAKYGPRFVLTMAPETFFVQMGYQFYGSGPWGGQDPRCGAYLPVIYALRDALTLLHVQDYNSGSIMGLDNQYHSMGGADFHIAMTDMLLTGFPVAGDATKTFPALRPDQVAIGLPASTQAGNGWTSPAEVTKALDCLTKKANCGAYQTHGSWPGLRGLMTWSINWDRFNGGEFSKNFDAYPWS from the coding sequence GTGGACCGCATCAGACCCCCCGCCCTACGGTCGCCCCTGTGCGCCGCCCTGACGGCGGCCGCCCTCGCCGCGGCCGGGCTCCTCGCCGTGGCGCCGTCCGCGCGCGCCGCCGACACCGAACTCCTGCGCAACGGCGGCTTCGAATCCGGACTCACCGGCTGGAGCTGCACCGCGGGCAGCGGCGCCGTCGTCTCCTCGCCCGTGCACAGCGGCAGCGCCGCCCTGAAGGCGACCCCGTCCGGCAGCGACAACGCGCAGTGCGCCCAGAGCGTGGCCGTCCAGCCCAACTCCACCTACACGCTGAGCGGTTGGGCGCAGGGGAGCTACGTCTATCTCGGCGCGTCCGGCACCGGCACCACCGACGTGTCGACCTGGACCCAGTCCGCGCCCTCCTGGCAGCAGTTGAGGACGAGCTTCAAGACCGGCGCGAACACCACCTCGGTGACCGTCTACACCCACGGCTGGTACGGCACCCCCGCCTATGAGGCCGACGACGTGAGCCTGATCGGCCCCGGCGGCACGCCGGTCCCGATACCGGCCGCCCCCTCGGGGCTGACCACCACCGGCGCGACCTCCTCCAGCATCGGCCTCGCCTGGTCGCAGGTGGCCGGCGCCACCGGGTACTCCGTCTACCGCGACGGCGCCAAGGTGGCCTCGATGAGCGGGACGTCGGCCACCGTCACGGGCCTGGCCCCCGCCACCTCGTACGTTTTCCAGGTCACCGCCACCAACAGTGCGGGCGAGTCGCCCAAGTCGGCCTCCGTGAGCGCGAGCACCACCGGCGGCGGCCCCAACCCGCCCTCCTCCGGGCACGCCCTCGTCGGCTATCTGCACGCCTCCTTCGCCAACGGCGCGGGCTACACGCGCATGGCGGACGTCCCCGACGCCTGGGACATCATCGACCTCGCCTTCGGCGAGCCGACCTCGGTGACCTCCGGCGACATCCGCTTCAACCGGTGTCCGGCCTCGGAGTGCCCGACGGTCGAGCCGCTCGCCGACTTCAAGGCGGCCATCAAGGCCAAGCAGGCCGCGGGCAAGAAGGTGCTGATCTCCATCGGCGGCCAGAACGGCCAGGTCCAGCTCACCACGGCCGCCGCCCGCGACACCTTCGTCTCCTCCGTCTCGAAGATCATCGACGAGTACGGCCTGGACGGCCTCGACGTCGACTTCGAGGGCCACTCGCTCTCCCTCAACACCGGCGACACCGACTTCAGGAACCCGACGACGCCCGTCGTCGTCAACCTCATCGACGCCCTGAAGACCCTGAAGGCCAAGTACGGCCCTCGGTTCGTCCTGACGATGGCCCCGGAGACGTTCTTCGTGCAGATGGGCTACCAGTTCTACGGCTCCGGTCCCTGGGGCGGGCAGGATCCGCGCTGCGGCGCCTATCTGCCGGTCATTTACGCGCTGCGTGACGCGCTCACCCTGCTGCACGTCCAGGACTACAACTCGGGCTCCATCATGGGCCTGGACAACCAGTACCACTCGATGGGCGGCGCGGACTTCCACATCGCCATGACCGACATGCTGCTCACCGGCTTCCCCGTCGCGGGCGACGCCACCAAGACCTTCCCCGCGCTGCGCCCCGACCAGGTCGCCATCGGCCTGCCCGCATCCACCCAGGCGGGCAACGGCTGGACCAGCCCAGCCGAGGTCACCAAAGCCCTGGACTGCCTGACGAAGAAGGCGAACTGCGGCGCGTACCAGACCCATGGCAGCTGGCCGGGGCTGCGCGGACTGATGACCTGGTCCATCAACTGGGACCGCTTCAACGGCGGCGAGTTCTCCAAGAACTTCGACGCATACCCCTGGAGCTGA
- a CDS encoding gamma-aminobutyraldehyde dehydrogenase, which translates to MDTDTGNRFPVEDRFPAQDRFAAGAQYIGGRLRPGTSGRHQEIVDPATGDTVHTYELAGPADVDAAVAAAKEAFPGWSGATPGERSEALHRLAGVLAERAEEFARAESLQCGKPIKLSREFDVPGTIDNTAFFAGAARHLEGKSAGEYSGDHTSYVRREPLGVIGSIAPWNYPLQMAAWKILPAIAAGNTIVLKPAETTPLTSLLFAQAATEAGIPDGVVNIVSGAGKDAGEHLVGHPDVVMTSFTGSTGIGKRVAEIATRTVKRLHLELGGKAPFLVFDDADLTAAVHGAVAASLINTGQDCTAATRAYVQRPLYEAFVEQVAALMETVRLGDPFREDTDLGPLISYAHRDRVAAFVERARAYARIVTGGEAPEGRGAYYRPTLIADAAQDSEVVQAEIFGPVLVVLPFDTDDEGLALANDTPYGLAASVWSRDVYRTGRATREIKAGCVWVNDHIPILSEMPHGGYRASGYGKDMSAYSFEEYTQVKHVMYDNSAVAAKDWHRTIFGDR; encoded by the coding sequence ATGGACACCGACACCGGCAATCGCTTCCCCGTAGAGGACCGCTTCCCGGCGCAGGACCGCTTCGCGGCGGGCGCCCAGTACATCGGCGGGCGGCTGCGCCCGGGCACCTCCGGGCGCCACCAGGAGATCGTCGACCCGGCGACCGGCGACACGGTCCACACCTACGAGCTCGCGGGCCCCGCGGACGTCGACGCCGCGGTCGCCGCGGCCAAGGAGGCCTTCCCCGGCTGGTCCGGCGCCACCCCCGGCGAGCGCTCCGAGGCCCTGCACCGGCTCGCGGGCGTCCTCGCGGAGCGCGCCGAGGAGTTCGCCCGGGCCGAGTCCCTCCAGTGCGGCAAGCCGATCAAGCTGAGCCGGGAGTTCGACGTGCCCGGCACCATCGACAACACGGCCTTCTTCGCGGGCGCGGCCCGGCACCTGGAGGGCAAATCGGCGGGGGAGTACTCCGGCGACCACACCTCCTACGTACGCCGGGAACCGCTCGGCGTCATCGGCTCCATCGCGCCCTGGAACTACCCGCTCCAGATGGCCGCCTGGAAGATCCTCCCGGCGATCGCGGCGGGCAACACCATCGTCCTCAAGCCCGCCGAGACCACCCCGCTCACCTCGCTCCTGTTCGCCCAGGCCGCCACCGAGGCCGGCATCCCGGACGGGGTCGTCAACATCGTCTCGGGTGCCGGAAAGGACGCGGGCGAGCACCTGGTCGGGCACCCGGACGTCGTGATGACGTCCTTCACCGGCTCCACCGGCATTGGCAAGCGGGTCGCCGAGATCGCCACGCGGACCGTCAAGCGGCTCCATCTGGAGCTCGGCGGCAAGGCCCCCTTCCTGGTCTTCGACGACGCCGACCTCACGGCCGCCGTGCACGGCGCGGTCGCCGCCTCCCTCATCAACACCGGCCAGGACTGCACCGCCGCCACCCGCGCCTACGTCCAGCGCCCGCTGTACGAGGCGTTCGTCGAGCAGGTCGCCGCCCTGATGGAGACCGTCCGCCTCGGCGACCCGTTCCGCGAGGACACCGACCTCGGCCCGCTGATCTCGTACGCCCACCGCGACCGTGTCGCCGCCTTCGTGGAGCGGGCCCGCGCCTACGCGCGGATCGTCACCGGCGGCGAGGCCCCCGAGGGCAGGGGCGCCTACTACCGGCCCACCCTCATCGCCGACGCAGCCCAGGACAGCGAGGTCGTCCAGGCCGAGATCTTCGGCCCGGTCCTGGTGGTGCTGCCCTTCGACACCGACGACGAGGGCCTCGCCCTCGCCAACGACACCCCCTACGGCCTCGCCGCCTCCGTCTGGAGCCGCGACGTGTACCGCACCGGCCGGGCCACCCGCGAGATCAAGGCGGGCTGCGTCTGGGTCAACGACCACATCCCGATCCTCAGCGAGATGCCGCACGGCGGCTACCGGGCGAGCGGCTACGGAAAGGACATGTCGGCGTACTCCTTCGAGGAGTACACGCAGGTCAAGCACGTGATGTACGACAACAGCGCGGTCGCGGCGAAGGACTGGCACCGCACGATCTTCGGGGACCGATAG
- a CDS encoding ABC transporter permease, whose amino-acid sequence MPILKWLRRNLVVIAGLATLAYLILPNAVVMVFSFNKPNGRFNYSWTRFSTDAWQDPCGVADMCGSLSLSLQIALWATIGATVLGTMIAFALVRYRFRARGAINSLIFLPMAMPEVVMAASLLTLFLNMGARLGFWTILIAHIMFCLSFVVTAVKARVMSMDPRLEEAARDLYAGPVQTFWRVTLPIASPGIAAGALLAFALSFDDFIITNFNAGSTVTFPMFVWGSAQRGTPVQINVIGTAMFIIAVVVVAAGQVIATRRKNSAKA is encoded by the coding sequence ATGCCCATTCTCAAGTGGCTGCGCCGCAACCTCGTGGTCATCGCGGGGCTCGCGACGCTCGCCTATCTGATCCTGCCGAACGCCGTCGTCATGGTGTTCTCGTTCAACAAGCCGAACGGGCGCTTCAACTACTCCTGGACGCGGTTCTCCACCGACGCCTGGCAGGACCCGTGCGGCGTCGCCGACATGTGCGGCTCGCTCTCGCTCTCGCTCCAGATCGCCCTGTGGGCCACCATCGGCGCGACCGTGCTCGGCACGATGATCGCCTTCGCTCTGGTCCGCTACCGGTTCCGGGCGCGCGGCGCGATCAACTCGCTGATCTTCCTGCCGATGGCGATGCCCGAGGTCGTGATGGCCGCGTCCCTGCTGACGCTCTTCCTCAACATGGGTGCGCGGCTCGGGTTCTGGACGATCCTCATCGCCCACATCATGTTCTGCCTCAGCTTCGTCGTCACCGCCGTCAAGGCCCGGGTGATGTCCATGGACCCGAGGCTCGAAGAGGCCGCGCGCGATCTCTACGCGGGCCCGGTCCAGACGTTCTGGCGGGTGACGCTGCCGATCGCCTCGCCCGGCATCGCGGCGGGCGCGCTGCTCGCCTTCGCGCTCTCCTTCGACGACTTCATCATCACCAACTTCAACGCGGGCTCCACCGTGACCTTCCCCATGTTCGTGTGGGGTTCGGCGCAGCGCGGCACGCCCGTGCAGATCAACGTCATCGGGACGGCCATGTTCATCATCGCCGTCGTGGTGGTCGCCGCCGGACAAGTCATCGCGACCCGGCGCAAGAACAGCGCGAAAGCGTAA
- a CDS encoding NAD(P)/FAD-dependent oxidoreductase, translating to MAVTRAMSSAATKSLAGAKPVPFWLEDPGRPEALPALTGDERCDLLVVGGGYSGLWTALIAKEREPGRDVVLIEGKEIGWAASGRNGGFCAASLTHGLGNGLARWPDELARLEELGAANLDAIGSAVDRYAIDCDFERTGEIDVATEPHQLEELHEMYEEATALGFGGLELLDAEQVRAEVDSPTFLGGLWDRDGVAMLHPAKLAWGLKRACLDLGVRIYEHTPGLSLARLDAGMGVRTPYGKVRAEQVALGTNVFPSLVKRLRPYTVPVYDYALMTEPLTAAQLASIGWQRRQGLGDAANQFHYFRLSADNRILWGGYDAVYPYGGKVRSEYDDRPETYAKLAEQFFHCFPQLEGVRFSHAWGGAIDTCSRFSAFFGTAHGGRVAYAAGYTGLGVGATRFGADVMLDLLAGEHTERTELEMVRTKPLPFPPEPVAWAGIGLTKWSLARADERGGRRNLWLKAMDRIGLGFDS from the coding sequence ATGGCCGTGACCCGTGCCATGAGCAGTGCGGCAACGAAATCTCTCGCGGGCGCCAAGCCCGTTCCGTTCTGGCTGGAGGACCCCGGCCGCCCCGAGGCGCTGCCCGCGCTCACCGGCGACGAGAGGTGCGACCTCCTCGTCGTCGGGGGCGGCTACAGCGGGCTGTGGACCGCGCTCATCGCCAAGGAGCGCGAGCCCGGCCGCGATGTCGTCCTCATCGAGGGCAAGGAGATCGGCTGGGCCGCCTCCGGCCGCAACGGCGGCTTCTGCGCCGCCTCCCTGACCCACGGCCTGGGCAACGGCCTGGCCCGCTGGCCCGACGAGCTGGCCCGGCTGGAGGAGCTGGGCGCGGCCAACCTCGACGCGATCGGCTCCGCGGTCGACCGCTACGCCATCGACTGCGACTTCGAGCGGACCGGCGAGATCGACGTGGCCACCGAGCCCCACCAGCTCGAAGAGCTGCACGAGATGTACGAGGAGGCGACCGCGCTCGGCTTCGGCGGGCTCGAACTCCTCGACGCGGAGCAGGTGCGCGCCGAGGTCGACTCGCCGACCTTCCTCGGCGGGCTCTGGGACCGCGACGGCGTCGCCATGCTCCACCCCGCCAAGCTCGCCTGGGGCCTGAAGCGGGCCTGCCTCGATCTCGGCGTACGGATCTACGAGCACACGCCGGGCCTCTCGCTGGCCCGGCTCGACGCCGGCATGGGCGTGCGCACCCCGTACGGCAAGGTCCGCGCCGAGCAGGTCGCGCTCGGCACCAATGTCTTCCCCTCGCTGGTCAAACGGCTGCGCCCGTACACGGTGCCGGTGTACGACTACGCGCTGATGACCGAGCCCCTGACCGCGGCCCAGCTCGCCTCCATCGGCTGGCAGCGGCGCCAGGGCCTTGGGGACGCGGCCAACCAGTTCCACTACTTCCGGCTCTCCGCCGACAACCGGATCCTGTGGGGCGGCTATGACGCGGTCTATCCCTACGGCGGGAAGGTGCGCAGCGAGTACGACGACCGGCCGGAGACCTACGCCAAGCTCGCCGAGCAGTTCTTCCACTGCTTCCCGCAGTTGGAGGGGGTGCGCTTCAGCCATGCCTGGGGCGGTGCGATCGACACCTGCTCGCGCTTCTCGGCGTTCTTCGGCACCGCCCACGGCGGCCGGGTGGCGTACGCCGCCGGATACACCGGGCTCGGGGTGGGGGCGACCCGCTTCGGCGCCGATGTGATGCTCGACCTGCTGGCGGGGGAGCACACCGAGCGCACCGAACTGGAGATGGTGCGCACCAAGCCGCTGCCGTTCCCGCCGGAGCCGGTCGCCTGGGCGGGCATCGGGCTCACCAAGTGGTCGCTGGCCCGGGCCGACGAGCGGGGCGGTCGGCGCAATCTGTGGCTCAAGGCGATGGACCGGATCGGCCTCGGCTTCGACAGCTGA